A section of the Methanofollis sp. UBA420 genome encodes:
- a CDS encoding isocitrate/isopropylmalate dehydrogenase family protein, whose amino-acid sequence MKVAVVPGDGIGQEVVPVAEAVLRRLHPDWDYYPVEVGYGRWQRCGSAIGPEEMRALGEADAILFGAVTTPPDPAYRSVLVQMRKDLDLYANVRPVKGPGVDLTIVRENTEGLYSGIEWELPGSYCTLRVVTEEGSRRIARFAAGLAKGRRFTIGTKANVLKSDTLFRRCAVEEAEAAGVAWEEKFIDALCLDVLMHPARYGVIVTTNIFGDILSDAAGALVGGLGTLPSANIGDGHALFEPVHGSAPDIAGKGIANPVAAIRSAAMLLAHAGDREGAAAVDATVDAVLAAGIRTPDLGGTASTGRFGAAVLARLG is encoded by the coding sequence ATGAAGGTAGCGGTCGTCCCCGGTGACGGGATTGGGCAGGAGGTGGTCCCGGTGGCCGAGGCGGTACTCCGTCGCCTCCATCCTGACTGGGACTACTACCCTGTCGAGGTCGGGTACGGCCGCTGGCAGAGGTGCGGTTCGGCCATCGGTCCCGAGGAGATGCGGGCCCTAGGGGAGGCCGATGCCATCCTCTTCGGTGCGGTGACCACGCCCCCCGACCCTGCCTACCGGAGTGTGCTCGTGCAGATGAGGAAGGATCTCGACCTGTATGCGAATGTGCGGCCGGTGAAGGGACCGGGTGTCGACCTCACGATCGTGCGGGAGAACACCGAGGGGCTGTACTCAGGGATCGAGTGGGAATTGCCGGGCTCGTACTGCACCCTGCGGGTTGTCACCGAGGAGGGGAGCCGACGGATTGCACGCTTCGCCGCCGGGCTTGCGAAAGGGAGGCGGTTCACCATCGGGACAAAGGCGAATGTCCTCAAGTCAGACACCCTCTTCCGCCGCTGTGCCGTCGAGGAGGCCGAGGCCGCGGGGGTGGCGTGGGAGGAGAAGTTCATCGACGCCCTCTGCCTGGACGTGCTGATGCACCCGGCCCGCTACGGCGTCATCGTGACGACGAACATCTTCGGGGACATCCTTTCCGACGCCGCGGGGGCGCTTGTCGGCGGCCTCGGCACCCTCCCTTCGGCGAACATCGGCGACGGCCACGCCCTCTTCGAACCTGTCCACGGTTCGGCACCCGACATCGCGGGGAAGGGCATTGCAAACCCGGTGGCGGCGATACGGAGCGCCGCGATGCTCCTCGCCCATGCAGGCGACCGGGAAGGGGCGGCCGCGGTGGATGCGACGGTGGACGCCGTCCTTGCCGCGGGCATCCGGACCCCTGACCTCGGCGGCACGGCCTCGACCGGGCGGTTCGGTGCAGCGGTGCTGGCGCGGCTGGGCTGA
- a CDS encoding LamG domain-containing protein, translating into MISDTYPEDDDALSEIVSITLIIALVLVLVGVTASVLLGYTDVLTPHIFAATTAEDVPLSLNATTGMPGTEAIALFLEGGDEMRFGEGGTARIALTTPGGITGCAYPENGSLDWKPGDHLFISRNGTEYLIGKEAPPASDGLAAGLWQVALVDTRSNVLIAKHGVRISGSGETPPVLGEGFTVEAWVKWTKSPSPLSEDEKWATIVVNGNSDINRRYHLQHDKNNKNFEFAIRTRNNAGGIGHYVQSTTRPEQGVWYYVVSVYNQTTPTLEIYVNGAKASGIRNIQPDGSDIRDSPGFYQVGGPEGVDFKGAHQRKFAGEIRGLRTWEGAMSEADILSHYSRGLPAA; encoded by the coding sequence ATGATATCAGATACATATCCTGAAGACGATGACGCCCTGTCAGAGATCGTCTCGATCACCCTCATCATCGCACTGGTCCTTGTTCTCGTCGGGGTCACCGCGTCCGTCCTTCTCGGATATACAGACGTCCTGACGCCCCACATCTTTGCCGCAACCACGGCAGAAGACGTCCCCTTATCCCTGAACGCCACGACCGGAATGCCCGGCACCGAGGCCATCGCCCTCTTTCTGGAAGGAGGGGACGAGATGCGCTTTGGAGAAGGGGGCACCGCCCGCATCGCCCTGACCACACCCGGAGGGATTACAGGCTGCGCATACCCAGAAAACGGCTCGCTCGACTGGAAACCGGGCGACCATCTTTTCATCTCCCGTAACGGGACGGAGTACCTGATCGGAAAAGAGGCCCCGCCCGCCTCTGACGGCCTTGCCGCCGGACTCTGGCAGGTCGCCCTCGTGGACACCAGGTCCAATGTTCTTATCGCAAAACATGGGGTGAGGATCAGCGGGTCAGGAGAGACACCGCCGGTCCTCGGCGAGGGCTTCACTGTGGAAGCATGGGTGAAATGGACAAAAAGCCCGTCGCCGCTCTCGGAGGATGAGAAGTGGGCGACGATCGTCGTGAACGGCAACAGTGATATAAACCGCCGGTATCATCTCCAGCACGACAAAAACAACAAAAATTTTGAATTTGCCATACGGACCCGGAACAACGCCGGCGGGATCGGTCATTATGTCCAGTCGACGACACGTCCTGAGCAGGGCGTCTGGTATTATGTCGTGAGCGTGTACAACCAGACCACGCCCACCCTCGAGATCTATGTAAACGGGGCGAAGGCAAGCGGCATCAGGAACATTCAGCCCGACGGGAGCGACATCAGGGATTCACCGGGCTTTTATCAGGTCGGCGGGCCTGAGGGGGTGGACTTCAAAGGTGCCCACCAGCGGAAGTTCGCCGGCGAGATCAGAGGGCTTCGGACGTGGGAGGGGGCGATGAGCGAGGCCGATATCCTCTCCCACTACTCCCGAGGACTTCCTGCGGCCTGA
- a CDS encoding 3-isopropylmalate dehydratase/homoaconitate hydratase family large subunit codes for MATLAEEILGAPAGEYVDRRVDRAYAHDGTGVLAREAWLSIGTGAFPDPDRRYLIFDHIVPANTSLTADLQKELRVFARQQGMHLSDVGGGVCHQVMAEGYALPGEVIVGADSHSCTLGAFGAFATGVGATDMAGIWATGETWFRVPETTGVFLEGSLTGAAAAKDVALAYVAALGMDGATYRALEFVGEGASGLSMADRLTLSNMAVETGAKAGMFYADAVTREYLAGFGHVAEAQTPAAGYPDEITLDLGNIEPLLALPPRVDTVCPVAEKEGLAVDQVFLGTCTCGRYEDLEAFARIVRGKKVAVRTVVVPASRAVFARAASTGVLSTLIEAGCALGTPGCGPCLGAHMGVIGEGEVCLSTANRNFRNRMGVGGEIYLASPLTAAATALAGEIRSPEGCL; via the coding sequence ATGGCCACCCTTGCCGAGGAGATCCTGGGGGCGCCGGCCGGGGAATACGTGGACCGCCGGGTGGACAGGGCCTATGCCCATGACGGCACCGGCGTCCTTGCACGGGAGGCCTGGCTCTCGATCGGAACCGGGGCCTTTCCCGACCCCGACCGCAGGTACCTCATCTTCGATCACATCGTCCCGGCAAACACCTCCCTGACCGCCGACCTCCAGAAGGAACTGCGGGTCTTTGCCCGGCAGCAGGGGATGCACCTCTCCGATGTCGGCGGCGGCGTCTGCCACCAGGTGATGGCCGAGGGTTATGCCCTGCCCGGCGAGGTGATCGTCGGGGCGGACTCGCACTCCTGCACCCTCGGGGCCTTCGGCGCCTTTGCGACAGGCGTCGGGGCGACAGACATGGCCGGCATCTGGGCGACGGGCGAGACCTGGTTCCGGGTGCCGGAGACGACCGGCGTCTTCCTGGAAGGTTCTCTGACAGGTGCGGCCGCGGCAAAGGACGTCGCCCTCGCCTATGTCGCCGCCCTCGGCATGGACGGTGCGACATACCGCGCCCTGGAGTTTGTCGGCGAGGGGGCGTCGGGGCTCTCGATGGCCGACCGCCTCACTCTCTCCAACATGGCGGTGGAGACAGGAGCGAAGGCCGGCATGTTCTATGCCGATGCGGTGACGCGGGAGTACCTCGCCGGTTTCGGCCATGTGGCGGAGGCGCAGACTCCAGCGGCCGGATACCCGGATGAGATCACCCTCGATCTCGGAAATATCGAGCCCCTCCTTGCCCTGCCGCCGCGGGTGGACACGGTCTGCCCGGTGGCCGAGAAGGAGGGTCTGGCCGTGGACCAGGTCTTCCTGGGCACCTGCACCTGCGGGCGGTACGAGGATCTGGAGGCCTTCGCCCGTATCGTGCGCGGGAAGAAGGTGGCGGTCAGGACCGTCGTCGTCCCGGCGTCGCGGGCCGTGTTTGCCCGTGCTGCCTCGACAGGTGTGCTCTCCACGCTCATCGAGGCCGGATGCGCCCTCGGGACGCCCGGATGCGGCCCCTGTCTCGGCGCCCATATGGGCGTGATCGGCGAGGGAGAGGTCTGCCTCTCGACCGCGAACCGGAATTTCAGGAACAGGATGGGCGTCGGCGGCGAGATCTACCTGGCGTCGCCCCTGACCGCGGCGGCGACCGCCCTTGCCGGCGAGATCCGGTCCCCGGAGGGATGCCTGTGA
- a CDS encoding 3-isopropylmalate dehydratase, whose protein sequence is MKGEGHAVCLGRDIDTDLVIAGRYLRTKDRSVWAAHVFEDLDPSLAGRLAGAVVVAGPNFGCGSSREQAAVALKEAGVVAVAAPTFARIFFRNAVNIGLLVLECEIPCHEGEAVRFDLEEGWIEAGGIRRPLHPLSPRMREILRSGGLVPYLSGGHG, encoded by the coding sequence GTGAAGGGCGAAGGGCATGCCGTCTGCCTCGGCCGGGACATCGACACCGACCTGGTCATCGCGGGGCGGTACCTGCGGACCAAGGACAGGTCTGTCTGGGCGGCCCATGTCTTCGAGGACCTCGACCCCTCCCTTGCCGGGCGCCTTGCCGGTGCGGTGGTCGTCGCCGGCCCGAATTTCGGCTGCGGGTCGTCGCGGGAGCAGGCGGCGGTTGCCCTGAAGGAGGCCGGGGTCGTCGCCGTCGCCGCCCCGACCTTTGCCAGAATCTTCTTCAGGAACGCCGTCAATATAGGTCTCCTGGTGCTTGAGTGCGAGATCCCCTGCCATGAGGGCGAGGCGGTGCGCTTCGACCTCGAGGAGGGCTGGATAGAGGCCGGCGGGATCCGCCGCCCTCTCCATCCCCTCTCCCCGCGTATGCGTGAGATCCTCCGGTCAGGGGGTCTTGTCCCCTATCTCAGCGGAGGCCATGGATGA
- a CDS encoding homocitrate synthase/isopropylmalate synthase family protein, with amino-acid sequence MKRWNVEICDVTLRDGEQTPGVTFNCDEKKEIAGILDATGVEVIEAGFPAVSANEKTAVREICGMGLDARICALARAKQYDIDASLDCGVDMIGVFAATSDLHIRTKYGRTREEVMTETCAMIEYAHDHGVTVRFGAEDASRTSLPDLIQAYRQVTDAGADLVTFADTVGCMTPSEIGERVREIAAAIDTPICIHCHDDLGCATANTITAAAEGAFQLHTTVNGLGERAGNAALEEVLVVLAMKAGITRYDLSPLQKLSERVEKASGIAVAKNKAVVGAHAFAHESGIHIAAILREPETYEYVRPSLVGASRTFILGKHTGKHAIEHVAATLGYDLDDAGVSWVLAEVKRRSEAKCTVTPEVLQEILCAARKGAV; translated from the coding sequence ATGAAAAGGTGGAATGTTGAGATATGCGACGTCACGCTCCGTGACGGTGAGCAGACGCCCGGTGTAACGTTTAACTGCGACGAGAAGAAGGAGATAGCGGGAATCCTCGACGCCACCGGTGTCGAGGTGATCGAGGCCGGTTTTCCGGCTGTCTCGGCGAACGAGAAGACAGCGGTCCGTGAGATCTGCGGGATGGGCCTCGACGCCCGGATCTGCGCACTCGCCCGCGCGAAACAGTACGACATCGATGCCTCCCTCGACTGCGGCGTGGACATGATCGGCGTCTTTGCGGCCACGTCAGACCTCCATATCAGGACGAAGTACGGCAGGACGCGCGAAGAGGTAATGACCGAGACCTGCGCGATGATCGAGTACGCCCATGACCACGGCGTCACCGTCAGGTTCGGCGCCGAAGACGCCTCCCGGACCTCTCTCCCCGACCTCATACAGGCGTACAGGCAGGTCACCGATGCCGGGGCCGACCTCGTCACCTTTGCCGACACTGTCGGGTGCATGACGCCCTCGGAGATCGGGGAGAGGGTGCGCGAGATCGCGGCCGCTATCGACACGCCAATCTGTATCCACTGCCACGACGACCTCGGGTGCGCCACCGCAAACACCATCACTGCCGCCGCGGAAGGCGCTTTCCAGCTCCACACCACGGTGAACGGCCTCGGCGAACGGGCCGGGAACGCCGCCCTCGAGGAGGTGCTCGTCGTCCTGGCCATGAAGGCCGGGATCACCAGGTACGACCTCTCGCCCCTCCAGAAACTCTCTGAGCGGGTCGAGAAGGCCTCGGGGATTGCGGTCGCGAAGAACAAGGCGGTCGTGGGCGCCCATGCCTTTGCGCATGAGAGCGGCATCCATATCGCCGCGATCCTCAGGGAACCGGAGACCTACGAGTACGTGCGCCCCTCTCTCGTCGGTGCGTCGAGGACGTTCATCCTCGGCAAACATACCGGGAAACACGCGATCGAGCATGTCGCCGCAACACTCGGCTACGACCTCGACGACGCCGGGGTCTCCTGGGTGCTCGCCGAGGTGAAGAGGCGGAGCGAGGCGAAGTGCACGGTGACGCCTGAAGTCCTCCAGGAGATCCTCTGTGCCGCGCGGAAGGGGGCGGTCTGA
- a CDS encoding NAD(P)/FAD-dependent oxidoreductase produces MIVIIGGGPAGRFAAIRLGHTGREVTLVEKGAIGGQCLNYGCMAVCALNDAARTVARARQFAGAGIFKDEPVIDFPSLLAGMEEVQAKIRAVLDHETRGAGVEIRYGSTARLCGRQVFIDDEEVETEAVIVATGSVPAVPEVEGTGLAGVFTAHTLPRMHDLPHDLVIVGGGIAAAEFAYIFRQLGSRVTVLARSDFLKGLDPRLRKLALKELAGVEIRENAPLTRITGTGHADGAAYGGETPGECQADAVLLAAGLVPNASMVSGVATGQKGEIVTDDRMQTSVPGVYAAGDVTGGPYLTPVARLQGIVAAENILGHDMRYAPAVVPQSISLANDLAFALAEDDGGIELSVPAPAGPGSFWSVPAGDTGLGKILVEPETGEVRGVWAASPGAGIIATYMAAAIRHRRTISDFEDLIEVHPLADGVHGLIPPAAAFLQKRKGN; encoded by the coding sequence ATGATCGTGATCATCGGTGGAGGACCGGCAGGGCGGTTTGCGGCCATCCGCCTCGGCCATACCGGGCGGGAGGTGACCCTTGTTGAGAAGGGCGCAATCGGAGGGCAGTGCCTGAACTACGGGTGTATGGCTGTCTGCGCCCTGAACGACGCCGCACGGACGGTGGCGAGGGCCAGACAGTTCGCCGGTGCGGGCATCTTCAAGGACGAACCGGTGATCGATTTCCCCTCCCTCCTTGCCGGGATGGAGGAGGTGCAGGCAAAGATCAGGGCCGTCCTTGACCATGAGACTCGGGGTGCGGGGGTCGAGATCAGGTACGGGAGCACGGCGCGGCTCTGCGGGCGGCAGGTCTTCATCGACGATGAGGAGGTCGAGACTGAGGCGGTCATCGTCGCCACCGGGTCTGTGCCCGCCGTCCCGGAGGTCGAAGGGACAGGCCTTGCCGGGGTCTTCACCGCCCACACCCTGCCGCGGATGCACGACCTTCCCCATGACCTCGTCATCGTCGGCGGCGGGATCGCGGCCGCGGAGTTCGCCTACATCTTCCGGCAACTGGGGAGCCGCGTGACGGTCCTCGCACGGAGCGATTTTCTCAAGGGTCTTGACCCGCGCCTGCGGAAACTCGCCCTGAAGGAACTGGCCGGAGTCGAGATCAGGGAGAACGCCCCCCTCACCCGTATCACCGGGACAGGACATGCAGACGGTGCGGCATATGGCGGGGAGACGCCGGGGGAGTGCCAGGCAGATGCCGTCCTCCTTGCCGCCGGCCTCGTGCCGAACGCCTCGATGGTCAGCGGCGTCGCCACCGGCCAGAAGGGCGAGATCGTCACGGACGACAGGATGCAGACCTCGGTCCCGGGAGTGTACGCCGCGGGCGACGTCACCGGCGGGCCGTACCTTACCCCTGTCGCCCGCCTGCAGGGGATTGTGGCGGCGGAGAACATCCTGGGCCATGACATGCGCTATGCCCCTGCGGTCGTCCCGCAGAGCATCAGCCTCGCAAACGACCTCGCCTTCGCCCTCGCGGAGGATGACGGGGGGATCGAACTCTCGGTACCGGCACCGGCAGGGCCGGGTTCCTTCTGGTCCGTGCCCGCGGGCGACACCGGCCTCGGGAAGATCCTGGTCGAACCGGAGACCGGGGAGGTACGGGGCGTCTGGGCGGCCTCGCCGGGCGCCGGCATCATCGCCACCTACATGGCCGCGGCGATCCGGCACAGGCGGACGATCTCCGACTTCGAAGACCTCATCGAGGTCCACCCCCTCGCGGACGGCGTCCACGGCCTGATACCGCCTGCCGCTGCCTTCCTGCAGAAGAGGAAGGGGAACTAA
- a CDS encoding DUF128 domain-containing protein, giving the protein MYPPLKFINHLIEEEAMTVTYDPAEDEGLVIYNLSMIGAGDFEPVLAVMKEVFRAGISPSGLVRFYLAGERIGDYTIPDGRVGICTVCSTTIDGVMIRRGAPIHPIGGGVVEIEGGLPRRFTDMILYDATTIDPLEVLVSQEITDITGVIRRGRGSVLANLRECHMEAESVVAAVIDDLEQSMIAGVLEVSAPNAPILGFGCSPQYFGISILGGTNVMAAVKEAGYEVEINSLSGLIDVGDLAPIYSL; this is encoded by the coding sequence GTGTATCCTCCCCTGAAGTTCATCAACCACCTGATCGAGGAAGAGGCCATGACAGTGACCTACGACCCTGCGGAGGACGAGGGCCTGGTCATCTACAACCTCTCGATGATCGGTGCCGGGGACTTCGAACCGGTCCTCGCCGTCATGAAAGAGGTGTTCCGGGCAGGGATCAGCCCGAGTGGCCTTGTCAGATTCTACCTGGCCGGTGAGCGTATCGGTGACTATACCATACCCGATGGGAGGGTCGGGATCTGCACGGTCTGCTCCACCACCATTGATGGCGTGATGATCCGGCGCGGCGCTCCCATCCACCCGATAGGTGGCGGCGTCGTGGAGATCGAAGGGGGCCTGCCCAGGCGCTTCACCGACATGATCCTGTACGACGCCACCACTATCGACCCCCTGGAGGTGCTCGTCTCTCAGGAGATCACCGACATCACCGGTGTAATCCGGCGTGGGCGGGGAAGCGTGCTCGCCAACCTGCGGGAGTGTCATATGGAGGCCGAATCCGTGGTCGCCGCGGTCATCGATGACCTGGAGCAGAGCATGATCGCCGGCGTCCTTGAGGTCTCGGCGCCGAACGCCCCGATCCTGGGATTCGGCTGTTCCCCCCAGTACTTCGGGATCTCCATCCTCGGCGGCACCAATGTGATGGCCGCGGTGAAGGAGGCCGGGTATGAGGTCGAGATCAACTCTTTAAGCGGCCTCATCGATGTCGGCGACCTCGCGCCGATCTACTCGCTCTGA
- a CDS encoding thiamine pyrophosphate-dependent enzyme yields the protein MDGEEVLALALSGAADALYTVPGYPVTGCATRTGAEVCTNEKVALEYALGASLTGRRVAVVVKHVGMNLLADPLVQATAQGIVGGVVVVAGDDPLARASQVGEDSRHFGPLAMVPIVEADGPDAFPAAVEEAFALSEAMARVAVLRVIPEILDAPAAARPALRGARGAGTLADPALTMRGRWERALQVTAAHASHRAPAGVMVTIPQVSPPPGEPERFANRGFCRTFCRHCPYRPLVSLLAERGMRPAVDAGCSLLATNPPYRIGIASYGLGSAVAVGVRSTGIALIGDYGLLHSGINALIDVYEKGLPLLCIVLENRRMGMVGGQEVAGVARYLDWAGPTVCRADNLAGLARLIVPVDRPTTVVVTGACPKGESHEKVEC from the coding sequence ATGGACGGGGAGGAGGTGCTGGCTCTCGCCCTTTCTGGTGCGGCTGACGCCCTGTACACGGTGCCCGGCTATCCGGTGACCGGGTGTGCGACGCGGACCGGTGCGGAGGTCTGCACGAACGAGAAGGTCGCCCTGGAGTACGCCCTCGGCGCCTCCCTCACCGGCAGGCGGGTCGCGGTGGTCGTGAAGCACGTCGGCATGAACCTCCTGGCCGACCCTCTGGTGCAGGCGACGGCCCAGGGGATCGTGGGAGGCGTCGTCGTCGTCGCGGGGGACGATCCCCTGGCACGCGCCTCGCAGGTTGGGGAGGACTCCCGCCACTTCGGCCCCCTGGCGATGGTGCCGATTGTCGAGGCCGACGGGCCCGACGCCTTCCCTGCCGCGGTGGAGGAGGCCTTCGCCCTCTCGGAGGCAATGGCGCGGGTTGCAGTCCTCCGCGTCATTCCCGAGATCCTCGACGCACCGGCAGCGGCCCGGCCCGCTCTCCGCGGTGCGAGGGGTGCGGGCACCCTCGCCGACCCCGCGCTGACGATGCGGGGCAGGTGGGAGCGGGCCCTCCAGGTAACGGCGGCGCATGCCAGCCATCGGGCCCCGGCCGGCGTTATGGTTACAATTCCGCAGGTCTCTCCCCCGCCCGGGGAGCCTGAACGCTTTGCCAACCGGGGGTTCTGCCGGACCTTCTGCCGGCACTGCCCGTACCGCCCGCTCGTCTCCCTCCTTGCTGAGCGGGGGATGCGGCCCGCGGTCGATGCCGGGTGTTCCCTCCTTGCGACAAACCCGCCGTACAGGATCGGCATTGCGAGTTACGGCCTCGGGTCCGCGGTGGCAGTTGGGGTAAGGAGCACAGGGATCGCCCTGATAGGGGACTATGGGCTCCTGCACTCCGGCATAAACGCACTTATCGACGTCTATGAGAAGGGTCTGCCCCTTCTCTGTATTGTCCTTGAGAACAGGCGCATGGGCATGGTCGGCGGTCAGGAGGTGGCCGGGGTGGCGAGGTACCTCGACTGGGCCGGGCCGACAGTCTGCCGCGCCGACAACCTGGCCGGACTGGCGCGGCTGATCGTGCCCGTCGACAGGCCGACGACGGTGGTCGTCACCGGGGCATGCCCCAAAGGAGAGAGTCATGAAAAGGTGGAATGTTGA
- a CDS encoding DUF7714 family protein yields the protein MIFPEECKYVGLANTRPLGEKVYFLSRWLIRETPEGYEILSVKPADGEGLMRDVTATWVLARPDETVLYPEPVNFNDRSRLISLAAASGYRCTIFRSPDESRTFVLDPDQGSLLTVHVYDIIPPRPHLAAILEELEGVGLFGDLGVRFEYHIRDIRETAAEVYPCRAGGFDRTLDADPLAGKEHVAGCLTAQQFCAENYGDEVEIAEICPLTQVAEEPFIARCCRGEREGVGEWNGKFGGVVHWGAAPHTIDAVLRSAVAGWREHEGSGRPR from the coding sequence ATGATATTTCCTGAAGAGTGCAAATACGTGGGCCTTGCGAACACAAGGCCCCTCGGGGAGAAGGTCTATTTCCTCTCCCGCTGGCTGATCCGGGAGACCCCCGAAGGCTACGAGATCCTGTCGGTGAAACCTGCCGATGGGGAAGGGCTGATGCGTGACGTCACGGCGACATGGGTGCTCGCGAGGCCGGACGAGACCGTCCTGTATCCCGAACCGGTAAACTTCAATGACAGGTCGCGCCTGATCAGCCTTGCGGCGGCCTCGGGGTATCGGTGCACCATCTTCAGGAGCCCTGACGAGTCACGGACCTTCGTCCTCGACCCTGACCAGGGGTCGCTCCTGACCGTGCATGTCTACGACATCATTCCGCCGCGCCCCCACCTTGCGGCGATCCTGGAGGAACTCGAGGGTGTCGGTCTTTTCGGCGACCTCGGCGTCCGTTTTGAGTATCATATCAGGGACATCAGGGAGACGGCGGCAGAGGTATATCCCTGCCGTGCCGGCGGCTTTGACCGGACCCTCGATGCCGACCCACTTGCCGGGAAGGAGCATGTGGCCGGATGCCTCACAGCGCAGCAGTTCTGTGCGGAGAACTACGGGGACGAGGTGGAGATCGCGGAGATCTGCCCCCTGACGCAGGTGGCGGAGGAGCCTTTTATCGCCCGGTGCTGTCGGGGGGAGCGCGAGGGTGTCGGGGAGTGGAACGGAAAGTTCGGCGGCGTGGTCCACTGGGGCGCGGCGCCCCACACCATCGACGCGGTCCTCAGGAGTGCGGTGGCCGGGTGGCGGGAGCATGAAGGTAGCGGTCGTCCCCGGTGA